Proteins encoded together in one Cryptosporangium minutisporangium window:
- a CDS encoding FAD-binding protein yields MATVFPAQPLTNWAGNIEFSTRTLHRPTSVDEVQELVAAGDRLRVLGTGHSFSTVADSTGALLTVADLPRRIEIDPDRRAVTVSAGTRFGELTQELDQAGWALHNLGSLPHISVGGAVATGTHGSGVTNGTLASAVNALELVTPSGELVRLARGDEGFDGSVVALGSIGVVTALGLDLQPSYEVEQRVYDRMWLSALRVNLREVLASAYSVSIFLTWRRAFADQVWVKHRTDAGPWPHGRDWLGATLAPSQRNPVPGQDPGYATQQGGVPGPWNARLPHFRLEFTPSAGDELQTEYLLPIENAVPALDVLTGLADRLGPVLHVSEIRTVAADELWLSEAYQQDSIALHFTWHPDPAAVAPVVRALEEGLAPLGARPHWGKVFGMEPAAVAARYPRFADAQRLIRGYDPEGKFRNVFTERYLFGVDD; encoded by the coding sequence ATGGCCACCGTGTTTCCTGCGCAACCCCTCACCAACTGGGCCGGCAACATCGAGTTCTCCACCCGGACGCTGCACCGCCCGACCAGCGTCGACGAGGTGCAGGAGCTGGTCGCAGCCGGCGACCGCCTCCGGGTCCTGGGCACCGGGCATTCGTTCAGCACGGTCGCGGACAGCACCGGAGCGCTGCTCACCGTCGCCGATCTGCCGCGCCGGATCGAGATCGACCCGGACCGTCGCGCGGTGACGGTCAGCGCCGGGACCCGGTTCGGCGAGCTCACCCAGGAGCTCGACCAGGCCGGCTGGGCGCTGCACAACTTGGGTTCGCTGCCGCACATCAGCGTCGGCGGTGCGGTGGCCACCGGCACGCACGGCTCCGGCGTCACCAACGGCACGCTGGCCTCCGCGGTCAACGCGCTCGAGCTCGTGACGCCGTCGGGCGAGCTGGTCCGCCTCGCCCGCGGCGACGAGGGCTTCGACGGGTCGGTCGTCGCGCTCGGCTCGATCGGCGTGGTGACCGCGCTCGGCCTCGACCTGCAGCCGAGCTACGAGGTCGAGCAGCGGGTCTACGACCGGATGTGGCTGTCCGCACTCCGGGTCAATCTGCGCGAGGTGCTCGCGTCCGCGTACAGCGTCAGCATCTTCCTCACCTGGCGGCGGGCCTTCGCCGACCAGGTGTGGGTCAAGCACCGCACCGACGCCGGTCCGTGGCCGCACGGCCGGGACTGGCTGGGCGCAACGCTGGCGCCGAGTCAGCGCAATCCGGTGCCCGGCCAAGATCCCGGGTACGCGACCCAGCAGGGCGGCGTCCCCGGGCCGTGGAACGCGCGGTTGCCGCACTTCCGGCTGGAGTTCACGCCGAGCGCCGGGGACGAGCTGCAGACCGAGTACCTGCTCCCGATCGAGAACGCGGTGCCCGCGCTGGACGTGCTGACCGGGCTCGCGGACCGGCTCGGGCCGGTGCTCCACGTCAGCGAGATCCGGACGGTCGCGGCCGACGAGCTGTGGCTCTCGGAGGCGTATCAGCAGGACAGCATCGCGCTGCACTTCACCTGGCACCCCGACCCGGCCGCCGTCGCCCCGGTCGTCCGCGCGCTGGAGGAGGGCCTGGCGCCGCTGGGCGCGCGTCCGCACTGGGGGAAGGTGTTCGGTATGGAGCCGGCCGCGGTGGCCGCCCGGTATCCGCGCTTCGCCGACGCCCAGCGGTTGATCCGTGGGTACGACCCGGAGGGGAAGTTCCGCAACGTGTTCACCGAGCGCTACCTGTTCGGGGTCGACGACTGA
- a CDS encoding SRPBCC domain-containing protein, with product MVTGPQGEVRQRNDGTELVVLHRTFPDRVEDVWAALTESHRLARWIGSFTGEGGTGGTVEFTVTGEVDAGGEVAEPVTVSILDCSPPTRLVVDFPADGGGSWHIAVTLAEHAGGTTLEFTQRLAAGVDATDVEAGWRWYLDRLAASVAGTPMPNWDDYAPKPADNPGAP from the coding sequence ATGGTGACCGGTCCGCAGGGTGAAGTGCGCCAACGAAACGACGGGACGGAGCTGGTGGTCCTGCACCGCACGTTCCCGGATCGGGTCGAGGACGTCTGGGCGGCGCTGACCGAATCACACCGACTGGCACGGTGGATCGGCAGCTTCACCGGCGAGGGAGGCACCGGGGGCACGGTCGAGTTCACGGTCACCGGCGAGGTGGACGCCGGGGGCGAGGTCGCCGAGCCGGTGACCGTGTCGATCCTGGACTGCTCCCCGCCGACCCGGCTGGTCGTCGATTTCCCGGCCGACGGCGGTGGTAGCTGGCACATCGCGGTCACGCTCGCCGAGCACGCGGGCGGCACGACGCTGGAGTTCACACAGCGGCTCGCGGCCGGGGTCGACGCCACCGACGTCGAGGCAGGCTGGCGCTGGTACCTCGACCGTCTCGCCGCGAGTGTCGCGGGCACCCCGATGCCCAACTGGGACGACTACGCGCCGAAACCCGCCGACAACCCCGGTGCCCCCTGA
- a CDS encoding metalloregulator ArsR/SmtB family transcription factor, whose amino-acid sequence MSVWEALADPVRREILTVLCAGEATVGAIAARFPVSRPAVSRHLRVLREAGLAEAEVRGQERVYRLRPGPLAEVDAWLQHLGGIPRTAPGPASRLDALETELRRARRTRTDNREGTAHGDRSAG is encoded by the coding sequence GTGTCCGTGTGGGAGGCCCTCGCCGACCCGGTACGCCGGGAGATCCTCACCGTGCTCTGCGCCGGGGAGGCGACCGTCGGCGCGATCGCGGCCCGGTTCCCGGTGAGCCGGCCGGCGGTCAGCCGCCACCTCCGGGTCCTGCGCGAGGCCGGGTTGGCGGAGGCGGAGGTCCGCGGCCAAGAGCGGGTGTACCGGCTGCGCCCGGGTCCGCTCGCCGAGGTCGACGCCTGGCTGCAACACCTGGGCGGGATCCCACGCACCGCGCCGGGGCCGGCGTCCCGGCTGGACGCACTGGAGACGGAACTCCGTCGGGCACGCCGCACGAGAACCGACAACCGAGAGGGGACGGCACATGGTGACCGGTCCGCAGGGTGA